One stretch of Urocitellus parryii isolate mUroPar1 chromosome 12, mUroPar1.hap1, whole genome shotgun sequence DNA includes these proteins:
- the LOC144249567 gene encoding ral guanine nucleotide dissociation stimulator-like, with protein MAKSVLVTCQDRAPVVIRSALDLHFLTEENPEDYELGQIISRRQKLRIPAEANVFYAKNPHKKSNFVLRKRSLSQKNDGWIQPQPPSRPAKKAPALLRMLAKPFCCCVPGRG; from the exons atggccaagagtgttctg gtgacctgccaggatagggctcctgttgtcatccgcagcgccctcgacctacacttccttactgaggagaatccagaggattatgagctgggccaaatcatctctcgccgtcaga agctgaggattccagcagaggccaacgtattttatgccaagaatcctcacaaaaaatccaactttgtgctgaggaaaaggagcctctcccaaaagaatgatgggtggatccagcctcaacctccctctcgtcctgcaaagaaggctcctgccctcctgaggatgcttgcaaaaccattctgctgctgtgtgcctgggcggggctga